One genomic window of Lepeophtheirus salmonis chromosome 5, UVic_Lsal_1.4, whole genome shotgun sequence includes the following:
- the LOC121117251 gene encoding small integral membrane protein 14, whose product MGDEYDPCEYVFNTEMQMRRLLSWLRGSQTTCTEGECFDDPVLGDGSSSGSSGINYMMVALSILWVVVALAMYYMRPSRINQSKPSNNDNPPPPDPPAIS is encoded by the coding sequence ATGGGCGACGAATATGATCCATgtgaatatgtatttaatacagAAATGCAAATGAGGAGGCTTTTGAGCTGGCTTCGAGGATCACAGACAACTTGTACTGAGGGAGAATGTTTTGATGACCCCGTGTTGGGAGATGGTTCCTCCTCTGGTAGCAGTGGGATTAATTATATGATGGTCGCTCTGAGTATTCTATGGGTTGTGGTGGCTCTGGCAATGTACTACATGCGCCCATCTCGAATCAATCAGTCAAAACCATCCAATAACGACAATCCCCCTCCACCAGATCCTCCAGCCATTTCCTGA